The stretch of DNA AAGGTGTCAGATAATTGACATCGGGCGGTATGCCACCATCAAAATCGTTGTTATAAAAGAACTTATTCGTTGGCAAGGTTCTTGCATTTTACCGTCAGGATAGGCGTGCGCCCTACCGGTGCCCCTGTTTGTGAAAAATTTGTCAGAGTGGAAGTCACTGTTGATTGAAATGTATGCGCTTGGTATATTACAGACTTCCAAAAATTGCAGACGAATGAAGATTGATAGATTAAGCATGCACACACATTAACACATAAATCGGAGGTTCAAGGTAAAGAAGGAATCAAGAAAGAAAACCAGCTTAGCATTAACCACCAGTATGTCCACCGCGTTTAACATGTCAATCCCGACCAAATCATTAATCAACAGGAGTATTTTCGAATGAAGAGAACCCTAACTTTTCTGTCCGTCTTTGCACTCGTGCTGCTCTTCGGATCCAGCGCGAACGCTCAGATTCGTACAGTGAGGGGCGACTTCTTCAACATCGTACGCACGATCGAGCAGACTGCTGACTCCGTGACCTTCGTCGCGGATACGCTGACGTTTGCTGACAACAGCGGCAACATCAACGACTTCAACAACAACGACTCCGTTGCTGTTATGTTCGTTCAGAACCGCTTCAAGATCGTGAACAACATGCTTACGCAGACGTTGTTCGATTACATTCGCGTACGTGTGGCATCGTCCAGTCCCGGTATGACCCTCGCCCATCAGGGCTACAATGGTGTCATCACCAACACCCAGCTTCCCCCGTTGAACGAAGCTGCCACGTCTGGACGCGACCTGGGTATCCGCCCGGTCTACCGCAACGTTGGAGATATTGCGTCTTCGAGTCCCTTCAACAGCGATCCGGCTGCCATTCGCCAGATTCTTTCCTTCCGGATTCAGAATCCGACTGGAAACGGCGATGTCATCCAGATGCGCAACATTTTCTTCAAACCGAACATTAATAACCTGACTGGTCTGGCCGTTCCTCCGGACACGACCAAGGACACGCTTCGTGCCTATCTGCTCGATGGAAGCAGTGGCAATCCGAGTGCGTATGGAAATGTGATTCCGAGTGGACAGTTCTCTGGTGGTACTGACCTCGCAATCGTCCGACTTCTTCCGGGTACCTCCCGCCTTCTCGTGTGGGTGAGTGACTCCGCGCAGGCAGTCGATGCTGGTGAATATATTGGTTCCTTTGGTGACTACTCTCGTGGCCGTTACTTCCTCGGTGACGATGGTCTGCCCTTTGACGCGACGAACACCTCTCATCAGGCGTTCCGTCCGGGTCCGACCCGTACCCTCGGAATGACCACGGTTCAGAACCCCGATTACGGCATGATGGTTGACGGACTGCCTCCCGAGCGCAATCCTCTCCGTCTGTCGAATCTCTATCAGGCACTCGCACCTGCAGCTTACACGCAGGGCGCCTGGTACAATGCACTGAACCCGAATCCCGTGAACGGACTTATCCCGCCGTACCGCGCCGGTGAGTCCAATGTCGCCTCCAATCCGTATCAGCCGGGTCTTGTGTCCTCCGCGATTGACACCCTGCGTTTCCTTGACGCATATGGCAACCGCACCTGGGATCGCATGACGCAGCCGAAACTGAAGGCACTTGCTTACACAATTCAGAACGTCGCTCCGGAAGATCGTACGGTCTATCTGAAGGGCGCGACCGCCGCTGACGATACCCTTCGCCAGTTCGGTCAGATTGTCTACCGTCGTCTTGCGTACACGCATGCCGACGTTGGTGTCAATCCTGGTGGTGTTGAGGATTCCGTGCGTATCTACGCATACGCCGACATCCAGTACACCGATCCCGGTGGCATCTCCCGCAACATCGCCGCAGTTGGCGATACCTCCGGTGGTTTCCCGCGTGAATACCTCACCGGTATCATGCCGAACGCCGTGCGCGCCCAGGAAGCATATCTCGATATGCAGTCCGGCGTTGCAAACAATGGCCGTACCAACGGTTCCATGTGGTATCCCGATGGCAGCGACAGCAACCCGATGGGTTACCGCTTCCCGGTTGACCCGATGGGTGTCAACTCTCTCCCGCCGACCGGTTCCAAGATCGTCGTGCGCCCGAACATTCCGCGCGCCATCGACATCATGCCGACCGACCAGTGGAAGGGTACTGCTGACAACAACTACCTGCGTCTCGACATCCTCGTGGCCGACGGTTTCGGCAACACCGTGGATGACAACGAGAAGTTCAAGTTCGAACTCTCGCCGTTCGGCATGATGGCCAACGGACTCAAGTACCGTCTCAACGGTATCTTCGATTCGCTTGTCAACCCGATTTCCCCGATCGTCGTTACCGGTGGAAACATTGACTCCGGTCGCGTCTTTGTTGGTACCTCCAACCTCGGACGCAACAACCGCGTGTTCCGTGCCGCTTCCGGTAGCAACAACATTGGTCCCTATCGTATCCGTGTCCGTTCGACCTACGCGTTCAACGACCGCGGCAACGATGTGACCGATCCCAATAAGCTTGATGTCAATCCGGGTACCGGATTTGCACATGTCAACTTCATCCCCGACGGCTCGCCGAACAACAACTTCGGCATCTGGTTCGGACCTGGCACCGGTTACAATGCCAACCTTGGAAAGAAGGTTGGACAGACCACCGCCATGGACTCCACCGACGTCGTTTGGGACGGTGTGAACTGGACGTACTTCCAGGGCCGTCAGCCGCGCGTTGAGCTCGTGATTGGCCGTGACGAAGCGTTCGTCGTGGGTCGCGTCGGTAACTACCGCAACCCGATCTTCGACAAGCTGTATATCCGTCTGACCGACATCTTCGGCAACCCGATGGATATCGCACCGTACTTCTATCCCAACACCAACAAGGTGTTTGTCGAGCTTCCCGACAACCAGCAGTACTGGCCGGCCACGACCGGTGCCAAGCGTTTCTACGCTTCGGTTTCCGCGAACGTCGCCCTCAGTGGTGCCAATGGTCGTGACAACCCCGAGAACGTGACCGATCCCAACACCGGTTCGCTCCTCGAGGCCGAGCTCGTCAACGTGGCAGCCGGAACGGCACTGCCGGGCATCCCCGGTGACATTCCGGTCGCATACAACTACAACGCCGTGCGTTTCTTCCTGCGCGCCCCGCAGAACGTCACCAAGCTGAGCCTCGCCGGTACCGACGTGGTTCGCCTGCGTGCCCACCTGCAGCTGCAGACGATTCCTGGCGTTGGTGACTTCTCGATCCAGTCCGCGATCGGTGAAGTCAGTGTGATTCCTGACGTCGTCAGCACTGTCGAGATCTTCAAGTCCACTGGCAAGCCTGCCGGTGCGTCTGTTCCTCTTGGCAACTGGGGCCCGGGTACCGTGGCAGACCGCACTGCGGCTCTGTTCCCGACCGGAACTCCGGTGGATGCTGCCGAGTCCAACGAATTCTATAAGGGATACTTCTTCCGTTCGACCGGCGCCGATGTGCCGCCCTCGACCGCGCAGGACTTCCCCTCCGTCTTTGAGCCGATGGGTTATTCTGACCAGGGTATCGGTAGCTTCCAGGCCAGCGGCGTTGATCTCGATCACGACGCGACCGCTCCGATCCCGATGGATACTATTGTTGTCTCCGAGCACAACAAGCAGGTCCGTATCGTCGCTCGTCTCCTTGACCGCTTCCAGAACCCCGTCGGCGGACGCCTGACGAAGTTCTTTGTCGAGAGCGAGACCGTGCCCGTCACTCCGCCGAAGACCCAGCTCCAGAGCACGACCCAGCGTGGTGGCTTTGGTGAGTTTGGTCAGGTCTTCATTACTGATGATACGCTGAAGCGTTCCACCATCGGTGACACCGCCCAGGCAGGCTGGGTCTCCGCATACTTCGTCTCCGGTCGCGTTGGCTGGCAGATCGTTCGTATCGCGATGACTCCGGATACGCTGGCATTTGATCTCACCGACAAGGGCCGCAACCTCGGCGAAGGTACTGCCGTTGGTCCCAGCATGCGTGGTTTCGCACCTCGCGTCATCATCCCGATCTACCAGAAGTCTGACACGACCGTGCGCGTGGAGATCTTCCCGTACACCGCTGCGGCGACCTCCCCGATTCCGCTTCCGGTCGACCTCGTGAAGCTGCAGGTTCTTGAGCATCACTCGGTTTACGCAGACGCTGGTGCTTCCTTTGGACAGATCAACAACTATGCGCCGAAGTTCCACGCATATTCCGCCAACCCGCTTGCGCAGGAAGATCGTGCGACGCACTTCAATGTTGTTGCAAACACCAATATCCGTCCGTACATCCCGGATACCCTTGGCCTGACGGTCAACGATCCGACGAATGTGGACGCAGTCACTGCCGGCCGTACCGTCACGCTTCTCGTGCGCGAATATGACCGCTTTGGCAACCTCGTTGACAACTTCACCGAGTTTGAAGATACCGCCCGTGTCCGCTTCCGTATGTGGGGCGAGAACTGGTCCGCACCGCCTCAGCCGTACACGGCAGGTGGAGCCGGAACCATTGCTCCTGCACTCGACTGGACGCGTGACGAGTACGGCCCGATGCGTAAGGCCCGCTATCGTCACACCAAGGTTGGTAACCTCGTCTCTGGTGTCCATATCAACCAGACCTCCTTCTTCAACGCTCTTGAGCTTCCGACGCCGAAGCTGGCGAATGCCACGATGTTCATCGAAGCCACTGCCACGGCAGTTCTGCCGGGTCAGGGACCGACGAACATTCATCGTGACACCGTCAAGGTCGTCTCGGTTCTCAAGGACCCGACCCGCTTTGACATCCTTCGTGCCGGTCAGGACTTCGCGGCCCTCGGCCCGGGTCTCGGTACTGTTGGACTCTTTGAGCTTCAGGGACCGCCTGAGGATCGTCTCCCGAGCACGGTCCGTAACATCGGTCTGCCCCCGGGTGCCGACGTTAACCAGCACGGCCTCACCGACCAGGGTGTCGATAACATCCTGATCTCCCAGGTCTACAAGCGTAACGTCAGTCCGAAGCCTGTCGGTAAGTATGAAGTCGTCAACGACGACAACGTGCCTCTTGACAAGGATGGCGATCCTCTGTACACCGCTACGGGCGACGTCAATCCTGATTTCGAGCGCGATCCGCACTCGGGTCTCCCCGTGTTCGTCAAGCTCGACGCATATAACAACCTCAATCCGCAGACCTCGCCGAACGATCGCTACAACGACCTGAACAATGGCGGCAGCCAGTACACTGTGCCGTCTGGTGCACGTCGTGACGGTACGATCTTCGACATCACCATTGCTGGTGGTGGCGACGGCATCGGTACCGGTGGTGTCACTCAGAACTGGGATCCGCAGGGCAACCAGTACGACGATCGTCGTCCTGTCCTCATGCGCGTCACCCCGGTCTGGGAAAATGATCCCCCGATGGGCGGCAACGCCTATGTGGTCGCCGGTCAGAGCCGTGAATACGGCCGTCTGTATGCGGATACCATTTACACCTATACCGGTACGCTCTCCCCGCTGAAGACTGGTGCAACCCGCGCCGAACTCATGGGTACCCGTACTGACCTTGGCGAGCCTGGCTTCTACAAGCCGACTGGCGAAGGCGACCGCATCACGCGTGTCAGCATCGGCGCATGGCAGCCGAGTGACTACTTCCGTGCCGGTCTCCCGCACCGTCCGGTTAATGGCCAGCTCCCGCCGCTGAACACCTTCCGTACCCGCTTCGGCGTTGGTATGAGTGGTGGTTCCACGGCAACTGGTGATGTCTTTGGTGACTTCAACCGTCGCGTTGCTCTGCTTGGTAGCGCCTTCGGTCGTGAAATCAGCGTCGCTGGCAACAGCAGCCTGACCTTCGCACCGGGTGCCTTCCTGCGCATCGTTGACTCCACCGCCGAGCAGGTCGTTGACCTCCGCGTCGTTGACCCGACGCTGCAGGATATGGCCGGCAACACCGTGGACGATACGCTGAGCTATGACCATGCGAAGATGACGGTTGTCCGTCGTTCCAATCGCCTCAATCCCTTCAATCCCCTGTTCCATCTCGATGACACGTACTATGACCTGAACATCGCAGATATCCAGGGTCCGAACCTGAACGTCGATCGTATCGGCGAACTTCCGCTGCAGCGCACCAACCGTGCAACCCACGGTCTCATGGCCGCCGCTGTCCGCCAGTTCTTCGGTCCGGCGCGTTACAGCCGTCTGCGTCACACCTTCGTGGTCGTGCCGTATCGTATCGCCTATACCTCGATCTTCCCGTCGAGCTATGACATCACGGCGAATACGTTTGACAAGTCGACTCTCCCGGTTGGTATCCTTCCGGTCCAGGCCGACATCGACACGCTTCCGCGCGTGAGCCCGATGTTCTACGCCGATCCGTATGGAACGCCGATCAACGAGTTCGAAATCTTCTCCCGTCTCTATGGACAGATCGCACACGGTGCGACGACCGACCAGATCCCGAACAACGTGGGTACCCCGTACGCACGTCCTGACACCATCTTCCGCGATGAGTGGTACACCTATGCAGTCACTCCGTATGACCGCTATGGTAACCTCAACATGCGTGACACGATGTATGTCAATCTTGGTACGCGTCACACCACGTGGGAATTCACCAACGTTTCCGCCATGGGCGCCTCCGGTAACCTGGAGATCGCTGGTGGTGGCCGTTACTTCTCGGCCAAGCCTGTCGGCTTCCCGCAGAACACGAACCTCCGTCAGGATTCGCTGATTCTGTATAACCTGTCGCTGGTCAGTGCCGGTAACCGTAACGACTTCGTTGGAATGAAGCCGGATGACAAGCGTCTCGGAACAGCAGTCGGTGATCGTGCCGGTGTTGCCATCCGCGACGGTATCCTCCCCGCGAACGCGATTGCAGTTCGCCCTGTGAACATCAAGAAGCCGTTTGCACCTGGTGCATTTACGCTGAGTGCCCCGACTCTGCAGAACACCGCACTGTTCCGTATGGATCACACCGGTAACTGCACGGATACCAGCGGCCAGGCCGTTGACGGTACCGCGATGGACATGCTGCGCCTCCAGTGGGGTGAAGCAACGTGGAGCGATCCTGCATACAACAACCCCAATGACACCATTCGCTACGAGTGGTATGGAATCATCGACAGTGTCGGTACGATGGGCAACAAGACTCTGACCGTCAGCATCCTTGCGGATGACGAAGGCCGGAAGCCGTCGCTCACTCTCTCCGGTGACAAGGTCCGCGAACTGCTGTTCCGCCCGAACATGCTTCCGCAGCCGAACCAGGATTCCCTGGTGATGCGCGTGAAGTGGTTCGTCCGCGCCTTCAGCAAGATCGCCGGTCTCGAAACCTACTCCGACACCGCTGGTGTCTCCGTCCGCAATACCCCGAACTCCCCGGTCACGCCTCCGCTTGTGATCTCCATCAATCGTCTCCCGGACAATCCGCCGACGGCTGTCCAGCCGCCTGACGGTGGTACCGAGTTCGTTGATGGTACCGCACCGCTGTCCGTGCTGTGGAGTGCCGCCAGTGATATCAACAACCGCAAGGGCGATGACCTTGACGGTGCACCGAATCCTGCCGGCGATCCCGGACCGTTCATGGTCTACAACCCGACGACCCGCGTTTGGGAACTTGATCCCGCACGTACGATTGACACACTGTCCTACCAGTTTGTCGGTCGCGTCGTGAGCACCTTCCCTGTGGGCAAGGGCGCACCGATCGGCACGATGCTCGTCATCAACGCCGGTGCCTCCACGGGTATCCAGATCCCGACGACCGATCTCGACGCTCTGTTTGCCGGATTCTCTTCGGATCCTGCCAGCACCAGCGCCGACTCCGTCAAGATCGAATGGTTCGTGTACACGAAGGACTTCAACGTCAACGACGATCTGCCTCTCGAGCAGGTTGAGTTCCCGTTTGTGCCTGGTATCCATGTGAATCCGGATTCCACGGCCCTCAACGGTGACACCAGCCGTTGGAGCCCGACCAGCTGTCAGCCGCACTGGATCGTGAGTGGTCCCTTCCGTCTCAACCTCACCAAGCTGAAAGGCGGCGGTGTTGAGATTGATCCGATCGCTGGTGATCCCGACATCAACGCAAAGGTTGGTGAGGAAGTGTGCTTCACGCTGACGGCACGCGACGAGAATGGTAACATCATCCGTGACTGGGATTCCCCCAGCCAGAACAACCCGGCAACCGAACTCACGCTCAATGGTTCCTTCGCGAACACTGACACGAGCACGGTCAGCTGGAATGCGGATCCGGACGGCTACACGTACGCCCTGATTTCGCAGGATGGTACTGCTCTCACGCAGATCAACGATTCGACCTGGTCAATTCCGGCCTCCGCATTTACGGATGGCGTCGCCACTATCTGCCTGGTTCACACCAAGTCGGACAAGGGCGTCACCATCGAGGTCAGCCCGGTCGTTGCTAACCTGAATCAGACCTCAGCGACGATGAACTTCGACGCTGATGAAATCACCAACTACCTGGTCGATCTTACCGGTGCGCCGAACGAGACTGACGACGACGTCTATCTCCTCCGCCGCTATGAGATCGTGGTGTCGCCGCGTGACCGCTTCCTCAACGTTGTTGATGGCGAGACGATCCGCACCGACTTCACGGCTCGCTTCCCGGGTGAGTTCGATCAGAACCAGCCTGGCCTCTCCGACATCTTCGCCGGTTCCGTCTTTATCAAGGGCACGACGAATTACTTCCTCGCGTCCCGGATCAAGCGTCTCGACGCAGACATGGATGAGCGCCAGTGGGTCGAAGCATATGCTTCGAGCGATAACATGATCAAGGGTCGTACGAATCCGTACCAGGTCCTTAACCACGCCCCGTATGAGTTCGCTCTGCAGGAGCCGGCAGACAACACTGAGCTTAAGCTTCAGGCAGCTGCCATCCAGCAGGAATTCAACTGGGTCAAGGCCTCCCCGCAGGATCCGTACAATAACATCCAGGTGTCGCGCTTTAACATCAATGATGTTCAGTCCGACGTCGTCACCTACAAGATCAAGTTCCTCGACGGTGTCTCCCTGACCCGTGCACAGGTCTTTGAATCTGACGACAACGGTATGGAAGCGACGTTCACGAGCAATCACGGACAGCTTGCTGGCCTGATCGACGTGATCTCTGGTATCCCGACGACCAAGGAACTCGAAATTGTGTGGTACGTTGAGGCAACGGACGGACTGTATATCACGAAGTCCACCCCGCCGACCAACGACCCGCGTGACGGTTTCCATCTCAAACTGGTGAAGGAAGGCATCCTGGATATCAATCCTGGTGTCGCCCCGGCGAGCTACTCGCTTGGCCAGAACTACCCGAACCCCTTCAACCCGACTACGACGATCAGCTATGACATGTCGAAGTCCGGTCAGGTTAACCTGGAAGTCTATGACCTCCTCGGTAACAAGATCAAGACTCTCGTCAATGACAACATGGCTGCTGGCTC from bacterium encodes:
- a CDS encoding T9SS type A sorting domain-containing protein; this encodes MKRTLTFLSVFALVLLFGSSANAQIRTVRGDFFNIVRTIEQTADSVTFVADTLTFADNSGNINDFNNNDSVAVMFVQNRFKIVNNMLTQTLFDYIRVRVASSSPGMTLAHQGYNGVITNTQLPPLNEAATSGRDLGIRPVYRNVGDIASSSPFNSDPAAIRQILSFRIQNPTGNGDVIQMRNIFFKPNINNLTGLAVPPDTTKDTLRAYLLDGSSGNPSAYGNVIPSGQFSGGTDLAIVRLLPGTSRLLVWVSDSAQAVDAGEYIGSFGDYSRGRYFLGDDGLPFDATNTSHQAFRPGPTRTLGMTTVQNPDYGMMVDGLPPERNPLRLSNLYQALAPAAYTQGAWYNALNPNPVNGLIPPYRAGESNVASNPYQPGLVSSAIDTLRFLDAYGNRTWDRMTQPKLKALAYTIQNVAPEDRTVYLKGATAADDTLRQFGQIVYRRLAYTHADVGVNPGGVEDSVRIYAYADIQYTDPGGISRNIAAVGDTSGGFPREYLTGIMPNAVRAQEAYLDMQSGVANNGRTNGSMWYPDGSDSNPMGYRFPVDPMGVNSLPPTGSKIVVRPNIPRAIDIMPTDQWKGTADNNYLRLDILVADGFGNTVDDNEKFKFELSPFGMMANGLKYRLNGIFDSLVNPISPIVVTGGNIDSGRVFVGTSNLGRNNRVFRAASGSNNIGPYRIRVRSTYAFNDRGNDVTDPNKLDVNPGTGFAHVNFIPDGSPNNNFGIWFGPGTGYNANLGKKVGQTTAMDSTDVVWDGVNWTYFQGRQPRVELVIGRDEAFVVGRVGNYRNPIFDKLYIRLTDIFGNPMDIAPYFYPNTNKVFVELPDNQQYWPATTGAKRFYASVSANVALSGANGRDNPENVTDPNTGSLLEAELVNVAAGTALPGIPGDIPVAYNYNAVRFFLRAPQNVTKLSLAGTDVVRLRAHLQLQTIPGVGDFSIQSAIGEVSVIPDVVSTVEIFKSTGKPAGASVPLGNWGPGTVADRTAALFPTGTPVDAAESNEFYKGYFFRSTGADVPPSTAQDFPSVFEPMGYSDQGIGSFQASGVDLDHDATAPIPMDTIVVSEHNKQVRIVARLLDRFQNPVGGRLTKFFVESETVPVTPPKTQLQSTTQRGGFGEFGQVFITDDTLKRSTIGDTAQAGWVSAYFVSGRVGWQIVRIAMTPDTLAFDLTDKGRNLGEGTAVGPSMRGFAPRVIIPIYQKSDTTVRVEIFPYTAAATSPIPLPVDLVKLQVLEHHSVYADAGASFGQINNYAPKFHAYSANPLAQEDRATHFNVVANTNIRPYIPDTLGLTVNDPTNVDAVTAGRTVTLLVREYDRFGNLVDNFTEFEDTARVRFRMWGENWSAPPQPYTAGGAGTIAPALDWTRDEYGPMRKARYRHTKVGNLVSGVHINQTSFFNALELPTPKLANATMFIEATATAVLPGQGPTNIHRDTVKVVSVLKDPTRFDILRAGQDFAALGPGLGTVGLFELQGPPEDRLPSTVRNIGLPPGADVNQHGLTDQGVDNILISQVYKRNVSPKPVGKYEVVNDDNVPLDKDGDPLYTATGDVNPDFERDPHSGLPVFVKLDAYNNLNPQTSPNDRYNDLNNGGSQYTVPSGARRDGTIFDITIAGGGDGIGTGGVTQNWDPQGNQYDDRRPVLMRVTPVWENDPPMGGNAYVVAGQSREYGRLYADTIYTYTGTLSPLKTGATRAELMGTRTDLGEPGFYKPTGEGDRITRVSIGAWQPSDYFRAGLPHRPVNGQLPPLNTFRTRFGVGMSGGSTATGDVFGDFNRRVALLGSAFGREISVAGNSSLTFAPGAFLRIVDSTAEQVVDLRVVDPTLQDMAGNTVDDTLSYDHAKMTVVRRSNRLNPFNPLFHLDDTYYDLNIADIQGPNLNVDRIGELPLQRTNRATHGLMAAAVRQFFGPARYSRLRHTFVVVPYRIAYTSIFPSSYDITANTFDKSTLPVGILPVQADIDTLPRVSPMFYADPYGTPINEFEIFSRLYGQIAHGATTDQIPNNVGTPYARPDTIFRDEWYTYAVTPYDRYGNLNMRDTMYVNLGTRHTTWEFTNVSAMGASGNLEIAGGGRYFSAKPVGFPQNTNLRQDSLILYNLSLVSAGNRNDFVGMKPDDKRLGTAVGDRAGVAIRDGILPANAIAVRPVNIKKPFAPGAFTLSAPTLQNTALFRMDHTGNCTDTSGQAVDGTAMDMLRLQWGEATWSDPAYNNPNDTIRYEWYGIIDSVGTMGNKTLTVSILADDEGRKPSLTLSGDKVRELLFRPNMLPQPNQDSLVMRVKWFVRAFSKIAGLETYSDTAGVSVRNTPNSPVTPPLVISINRLPDNPPTAVQPPDGGTEFVDGTAPLSVLWSAASDINNRKGDDLDGAPNPAGDPGPFMVYNPTTRVWELDPARTIDTLSYQFVGRVVSTFPVGKGAPIGTMLVINAGASTGIQIPTTDLDALFAGFSSDPASTSADSVKIEWFVYTKDFNVNDDLPLEQVEFPFVPGIHVNPDSTALNGDTSRWSPTSCQPHWIVSGPFRLNLTKLKGGGVEIDPIAGDPDINAKVGEEVCFTLTARDENGNIIRDWDSPSQNNPATELTLNGSFANTDTSTVSWNADPDGYTYALISQDGTALTQINDSTWSIPASAFTDGVATICLVHTKSDKGVTIEVSPVVANLNQTSATMNFDADEITNYLVDLTGAPNETDDDVYLLRRYEIVVSPRDRFLNVVDGETIRTDFTARFPGEFDQNQPGLSDIFAGSVFIKGTTNYFLASRIKRLDADMDERQWVEAYASSDNMIKGRTNPYQVLNHAPYEFALQEPADNTELKLQAAAIQQEFNWVKASPQDPYNNIQVSRFNINDVQSDVVTYKIKFLDGVSLTRAQVFESDDNGMEATFTSNHGQLAGLIDVISGIPTTKELEIVWYVEATDGLYITKSTPPTNDPRDGFHLKLVKEGILDINPGVAPASYSLGQNYPNPFNPTTTISYDMSKSGQVNLEVYDLLGNKIKTLVNDNMAAGSYQVMWDATNDMGVQVPSGNYLIKMVAGDFVKTRKMTLMK